The nucleotide sequence GCGCCTATCTATCATGGATGTTCTCTTGGTGTTGGCGCGACACCCCCGGCTCGTGGGGATCACCACTGCTATCTTCGTTGCGTTGGCCCTGGGTATCGCGATTGCCACTCCCTCCAAGTATACCAGCGTAGCGCGGGTGGTCCGCAACACTACGAGCAGCCAATCTGGTGGCCTGTTAGGGGGTGTTTCTGCTCTTCGAGGTCTGGGGATTACATTAGGGCCGTCGGAAGCCTTCATTGGAGAGAATACCTACCCCGATATTCTGAAAAGCCGGGAAGTACGACTGGCCATCGCTCGCAGTTCCTTTTATATCCCGGACTTAGGCACTACTATGACGCTGGTTGAATATTTCGACCGTCGGTCGATTTTCTCTGCCATCATGCGGGGGCTATATGCCATCACTATCGGCCTGCCGCGGACCATCATAGACTTATTCAAGGGAGCCCCTCCCGATCCAGGGACAGTGGCCGAAAACCTGGGCAGCAACTATGCGATCCTTGAGGAGGAGGAGAATGCTATTGAGAATTTAGCTGCGACAATTTCCGTGGGAGTTGACCGGAGAACCGGGATCATGGTGGTTTCATCGATAACTACTGATCCTCTTTTGTCAGCCCAGTTAACGGAGATGGCTATTGATCAGCTGGCGCAACGGGTGCGGGAAATCTATACTGAGAAGACAAAGGAAGACTTAGCCTTTATCCAATCTCGTTTTGCCGAAGCCCAGCAGGAGCTCGAGAAAAGCGAGGCGGAGTTGGCCGAATTCACCGATCGTAACAGGGACCCTCGAACGGCAAAGTTGCGGGTGGAGATGGAACGCTTGCAGCGGCAAGTCCTTTTTAAGACCCAGCTTTATAGTGAACTCCAGGCGCAGCTGACTCAGACAGAGATCGATCTGCAACGTAATCAGCCCATTATCACCGTCCTTGAGGCGCCCGTGCCTCCGACAAGAGCGAGTGGGCCGAGGAGAAAGGTAATGGTTCTTTTCAGTCTCTTTTTAGGGCTGGGTGTTGGTATGGGCCTGGCCTTCGTCTCGGATGTGGTTAAGCGGCGGGAGCGCGATGAGACCACCCAGGCTAAGCTGGTTGAGATAAAAGTGGCGCTCATATCCCCGAGGATTCGTAAGTGGCTGAGAATTTCCTAAGGTATGGATGGGAGAGTCCCGGTAAGCTCCCCGGCCCGGCTAACTGACCATCCGAATGAATAGGTCATGAAGGACTCGCTCCGCTTGGCTTATTTTTCCTCCCGCGCTTGCGAGACGCCGTTCCCCATAATCTGTTGACGAGAGGCCTACAGGTTTAAACCGTGCTGGAAGTCCTTCTAATTCTCTGCATCATCCCCGGTTTTTTTCTGGCAGTCAATTCTCCCCGGCTGTTGATGCTTGTGGTCTGGCTGCTCTATTTGCTCAACAACGGGCTGGCTTATTATCTCAATTTTGATATTCGCACCTATCTGCTGGCCACCGGTTTGCTTCTGGGCGCGATCGGCGCGGCGATCGTAACAGTTCTCCAGTATCGCACCACCGTCATTAATCCTGCTCTGCGTACGTTTCTCCTGTTTACCCTGGGAGTGGCGGCGTTTTACTTCTTTATGCGTCCCTCTCGGATTGACCTGGTAGCGTTTAAGGGAGTAATTGAGACCTTCCAGTATCCATTATGGGCTGCTTCCCTCGGGGTTCTGTTTTCGCTGAAACGCGATCCCTTTGAAAAAAACGTCAACTGGGTGCTCAGCATCAGTGTGAAATTTATGTTTATTCACTCCCTTGCCATTATCCTCCAATGGCTTTTCTTTCCCTCGCTAAAGGGCTATGATCCCTCGGTCAGTATTTCTCAGTGGGATATCTATAACGGTCTGTTCGGAGGATACGGCACGGGTTCAGTGACGCCCGTGCTGGCCGGTGTAGTGGCGACCGCCATCGCCTATCGATTTCACACCCGGCAGGCGGGATTCATGGACAAAGCTTTGCTGTTACTCCTGCCCTTTGCCCTGGTGGTATCCGAAGGCAAAGCGGGGATTTTCGCCATGGGTGCCGGCCTGTTGGCTTCATTCCTGCTTTTTCGATGGCGGGGAAAGGCCAAGCGAATACATACCAGAAGGATGGCACGTGGGATTGGGATCGCCTTCTTCCTTTTGGTGGTGCTGGGTCTTTCGGACCGGCTGCTGCAACAATACTATAGCGGGTCGCTGCTGTGGTCGCGCGAGCAGTTGGTGGAGTACCTGTTCCGGGAAAAGACGTCGCAAGGGACATTGCCCCGGCTGGGGAGCCTGGTGGCCCTGGTGGCCGAGGAAATTCAAGATCCGGATGTGCTGGCTACCGGTCACGGGCCGGGTTCGTCAGTAGGAATTACGGCCGCCGGTGACATCGCAGAATGGCATATCAACACCCTGTATGGGGTCGCATCCCGGGCGCTGAACCGGCTGATCTATGAGTTAGGCCTGTTGGGAATCTTGTCATATTCCCTAATTCTGCTTTTGTGCGTGCGGGCGGCAAAAGCATCCTGCCGCTTGGCCGATATGTCCGGGATTTTTAGTGTGGTTGTCATTGTTCTGGTCCTGCTCTCCGTCTTTGCCATAACCAACTACTATTCCGTACTCACGGATCGGCAGATAGGGATCTACGTATGGACGCTTCTGGGGATATTTCTCAGTGCATCCTGCTTGAATTCCCCTGAGGCTTTCAAGCCTACACACCCGACCTGGAACCGCCTAGGAGGGGTATCATCCTAGACCTTATCGCCAACCACAGTTGTGGGGGAAACATCGTCCCCACTGTCCTGCGCCGGGACGGTTCCTGAGAGGAGATCCAGTCACGCGCGTCCTGAGATGGGCCAAGGCCTTGTGTTACGTCATACACGGCATCATCACTGCCTTGTGGCTGCGCCGTACCAGCGGAGGCCATCTTACTCTCTATGGATTCTATGGTGCCTCCGATGATTCCCCAATTAGAAACATCGGCGATAACGCTATCCTGATCTCTATGCTGGAACATATGCGATCCATTGATATGCCGAAACTTATCTTTGTTTTTGATAAAGAAGGGAAGTACTCAATATACGGGGAAGAGTATCAGATCCGTGCCTATAGGTGGCGGCGGCTACGGGAGTGGCTTCCGATAATAGCCCGTACGCAGGTCTTTGTCATGGGTGGCGGCGGCATGCTGCAGGACTACACTGGAAGCGGCGGCACTACATCATATCTTTGCGCACTGAACCTGCTCTTCCGTCTGGCGGGGAGAAAGGTCATGTGGTATTCCAGCGGGATCGGTCCCCTGGTCTCCCGCAAGGCCCGGCTATGTACGGCCTGGGCTGCCCGCGCGGCCACCATGATTACAGTGCGGGATTCACATTCCAAGGAAATTCTCGAAGGGCTGGGTGTTCCAGCCGAAAAAGTCGTTACCACTACTGACCCGACTTTTGGGCTGGATCTGTCAGAGGGAAACTCAGGAGCCTCGAGGGCAAAGGAGATTAAAAAGGTCGGCCTCTCCGTGCTTCCCTTCTACCGTGTCTCAGGTATCGATCCTACGGGCGACCGGCGCCTCATCAAGGAGTACCGCATGTTTATCCGCTACCTGGGCGACCGGAAGGTCAAGGTGGTATTTCTGGCCTTTGAAAATTCCCAGGACCGGCAGATCTGTGAGGATATCCTGGCGGGGGATCAGCTGCAGAATGTCAGTGTTGCTGGGATCGGGGCTACTACCCAAGGGTTGCTGAGGGCATACCGCAGCTGTGACGCGGTGGTGGGCATGCGCTACCATTCTTTAATCTTCGGTCTGGTGGCCGGCGTGCCGACCGGCGCGGTGATTTATCACCCCAAGGTTCGAGCCCTGGTCAAAAAGTTCCAATTGGAGCGTTACGCCTGTGAATTGGCGGAGGTGACGGCGGAACGCCTCAAGGGGATTGTGCAGGCGCTTGAAGAAGATCAGGTGACCTACAGGGAGAGGATTACCCCATTGGTGGTTATAGAACGGGAGCTGCTAGGGCAGAATGATATCATACTGCGGCAGCTGATTAACGCGGGCACCGGCGGTGAGACTCAAGACTAGGACAACCGTAGACTTTTCCTATCTACTCTTTTCGTCGGTCTTGAGCCAGGGTTTGCGGATGGTCCGCAGTTTCATTGTAGCCCGGCTCATTGGTCCCCTGATGTTCGGCACCATCCAGGGATTAGCCATCTTCCTGCTCTATGTCCCCCTGATCCAGCTGGGGTATTACCAGGCAGTGGCCCGGGAGCTGCCCAAGCGCCTCCAGGCCGGGGATCAGGATGCTGTCCAGCAGATCAGTAACAACGGTCTTTTCATGGGCCTTCTCGCCGGTCTCGTCGGGCTGGTATTGTACATGACCATCTTTGCTATCCAAGGGTTGTCGATGTCCGGTCCAACCAGAATAGCCTGGTTGCTGTTTGCCGGGATGGTGGCACTTCAGCCTGTGACCCAGTTCTACCAGATGATCTACAATGCCTACGGGAAGTTCGTAACGGTGAGCAAGATCAAGATCGCCAACAGCGTGGTCTTTTTCCTGCTGCTGGTCCTGGTCCTGGCGTGGGATTATATCGGGCAGTTGATCAGCCTACTGCTCGCAGCGGTCATGATCGTGGCTCTATACATAGCTTATCACCCGATCGCTTTCGGGTTGCGCCGGATAGATTTTGCCCACATCGCAGGGATGATCAAGGCCGGTCTTCCGATCCTCGCCGCGGCCCTGTCCTTCAACCTGTTTTTTTCCATCGACCGGCTCTTCATCATCGGTTTCAAAGGGGCCGAGGCTTACGGCTACTATGCGCTG is from Candidatus Neomarinimicrobiota bacterium and encodes:
- a CDS encoding lipopolysaccharide biosynthesis protein, producing MRLKTRTTVDFSYLLFSSVLSQGLRMVRSFIVARLIGPLMFGTIQGLAIFLLYVPLIQLGYYQAVARELPKRLQAGDQDAVQQISNNGLFMGLLAGLVGLVLYMTIFAIQGLSMSGPTRIAWLLFAGMVALQPVTQFYQMIYNAYGKFVTVSKIKIANSVVFFLLLVLVLAWDYIGQLISLLLAAVMIVALYIAYHPIAFGLRRIDFAHIAGMIKAGLPILAAALSFNLFFSIDRLFIIGFKGAEAYGYYALGVILFQIAMLVPESIRQIAYRRFNVEFGKSAEETRLRVIFWRTFLLVSVVMWMLSVTAYHLAPLFIAWFLPAYAPSLPIVKIFSIVMTFTASGLLVSNALYASYRQQRVLVIYLISILIFIGGAAVVMVYDLPTYGIALTMGASHVLAWGLMLVVVIRSTEYKVPGDWLRKTALLYLVLALVSLAATIGIEGAVGLAPSLLLSGIAITLYLLFILAGGLVFRHSLVNLIYEIPSPSG
- a CDS encoding Wzz/FepE/Etk N-terminal domain-containing protein; the protein is MEQTHAREDLQPEESAPAYDDSLEERRLSIMDVLLVLARHPRLVGITTAIFVALALGIAIATPSKYTSVARVVRNTTSSQSGGLLGGVSALRGLGITLGPSEAFIGENTYPDILKSREVRLAIARSSFYIPDLGTTMTLVEYFDRRSIFSAIMRGLYAITIGLPRTIIDLFKGAPPDPGTVAENLGSNYAILEEEENAIENLAATISVGVDRRTGIMVVSSITTDPLLSAQLTEMAIDQLAQRVREIYTEKTKEDLAFIQSRFAEAQQELEKSEAELAEFTDRNRDPRTAKLRVEMERLQRQVLFKTQLYSELQAQLTQTEIDLQRNQPIITVLEAPVPPTRASGPRRKVMVLFSLFLGLGVGMGLAFVSDVVKRRERDETTQAKLVEIKVALISPRIRKWLRIS
- a CDS encoding polysaccharide pyruvyl transferase family protein; the protein is MCYVIHGIITALWLRRTSGGHLTLYGFYGASDDSPIRNIGDNAILISMLEHMRSIDMPKLIFVFDKEGKYSIYGEEYQIRAYRWRRLREWLPIIARTQVFVMGGGGMLQDYTGSGGTTSYLCALNLLFRLAGRKVMWYSSGIGPLVSRKARLCTAWAARAATMITVRDSHSKEILEGLGVPAEKVVTTTDPTFGLDLSEGNSGASRAKEIKKVGLSVLPFYRVSGIDPTGDRRLIKEYRMFIRYLGDRKVKVVFLAFENSQDRQICEDILAGDQLQNVSVAGIGATTQGLLRAYRSCDAVVGMRYHSLIFGLVAGVPTGAVIYHPKVRALVKKFQLERYACELAEVTAERLKGIVQALEEDQVTYRERITPLVVIERELLGQNDIILRQLINAGTGGETQD